One window from the genome of Alkalihalobacillus sp. LMS6 encodes:
- the atpE gene encoding F0F1 ATP synthase subunit C — MTHLAAGIAAGLAALGGAIGVAIIVKAVLEGVARQPEQRGPLQTLMFIGAPLAEAVPILAVVLAFLMYFLG, encoded by the coding sequence ATGACGCACTTAGCAGCAGGTATTGCAGCAGGTTTGGCTGCACTTGGTGGCGCAATTGGTGTTGCCATCATCGTAAAAGCAGTTCTTGAAGGGGTGGCTCGTCAACCAGAACAACGTGGTCCACTACAAACGCTTATGTTTATTGGTGCACCGCTTGCAGAGGCTGTTCCTATTCTTGCAGTAGTTCTTGCTTTCTTAATGTACTTCTTAGGCTAA
- the atpB gene encoding F0F1 ATP synthase subunit A: MDSQDIYWYDPWFNIPFNLTTVFTTTVACLIVFLISVIGARKLAMRPTGLQNFIEWVIDFVRGIIKANMDWKTGGRFIVLAYALLFYMFVANMMGIPFELVTSDSNHYVIWRSPTSDPILALTMAAFVILLTHIYGIKMTGVSGYLKGYVQPVWVLLPFKIIEEVSNFLTLGMRLFGNIFAKEVLLILLVTLGTLGFNYGVFQGVGLGIVTLLPTMAWQAFSIFIGSIQAYIFAMLAMVYMSHKVEQH; the protein is encoded by the coding sequence ATGGATTCACAAGATATTTATTGGTACGACCCGTGGTTTAACATTCCGTTTAACCTAACAACTGTATTTACGACAACCGTAGCCTGTTTAATTGTATTTTTGATCTCAGTGATTGGTGCAAGAAAACTTGCGATGAGACCAACCGGGTTACAGAACTTTATTGAGTGGGTTATCGATTTTGTTCGTGGAATTATTAAAGCGAATATGGATTGGAAAACAGGCGGTCGCTTTATCGTCCTTGCCTATGCGCTATTATTCTATATGTTCGTTGCAAATATGATGGGTATTCCATTCGAGCTTGTAACAAGCGATTCAAATCACTATGTCATTTGGCGCTCTCCTACATCGGATCCAATCTTAGCTTTAACAATGGCAGCGTTCGTCATTTTGTTAACACATATTTATGGCATTAAGATGACAGGTGTTAGCGGCTACTTAAAAGGATATGTTCAACCTGTATGGGTATTGCTTCCATTCAAGATTATTGAAGAAGTATCGAACTTCCTAACACTTGGAATGCGTTTGTTTGGTAACATTTTCGCAAAAGAAGTGTTATTAATTCTCTTAGTTACACTTGGTACACTTGGATTTAACTACGGTGTATTTCAAGGTGTTGGTCTTGGGATTGTTACGCTCTTACCAACCATGGCTTGGCAAGCATTTAGTATCTTTATCGGCTCCATTCAAGCGTACATTTTCGCAATGCTTGCAATGGTCTATATGTCGCATAAAGTTGAACAACATTAA
- a CDS encoding ATP synthase subunit I — protein sequence MTEMQHSHEPISAWSQMKRYSLVSLLVAAVFLVGYFISSAQHVFLGLLLGYGASYLNLWTTYRNARHVGKTSSSTFSMLIVGLGYVFRMLLALVAVGLALLYPDTFHLIAVVIGIALMYIVMMVDLVIKANRRKR from the coding sequence ATGACTGAAATGCAACACAGCCATGAACCGATAAGCGCATGGTCACAGATGAAGCGTTATTCACTTGTATCCTTGCTAGTGGCAGCTGTTTTTCTCGTAGGATACTTTATTTCCTCCGCTCAGCATGTCTTTCTTGGTCTGCTCCTTGGTTATGGAGCAAGCTACCTTAACCTTTGGACAACCTATCGAAACGCACGGCACGTTGGAAAAACATCCTCAAGCACCTTTTCCATGTTAATTGTAGGGCTCGGTTATGTTTTTCGAATGCTCCTCGCACTCGTGGCAGTTGGTCTTGCACTCTTGTATCCTGATACGTTTCATCTGATAGCGGTCGTGATCGGGATTGCGCTTATGTACATTGTCATGATGGTGGATTTAGTAATAAAAGCTAATAGGCGAAAGAGGTGA
- a CDS encoding AtpZ/AtpI family protein, with the protein MSLAKPNKNPMRAFVLVSTITSCILGGTIGGLFLGLWLDRWLGTEPIFFLICLFFGMFSGMYGIYKAVQPFLGDDD; encoded by the coding sequence ATGTCATTGGCGAAACCAAATAAGAATCCAATGCGAGCGTTTGTGTTAGTTTCAACCATCACATCTTGCATACTTGGAGGAACAATCGGAGGCTTATTTCTTGGATTGTGGCTCGACAGATGGTTAGGTACTGAACCAATTTTCTTTCTAATTTGCCTTTTTTTCGGAATGTTTTCCGGAATGTACGGAATTTACAAAGCGGTTCAGCCTTTTTTAGGAGACGATGACTGA
- a CDS encoding S8 family serine peptidase → MINQGNVRPLLLGIISILLVIQTFIIPIGTESVFAAERSPIEKKHTIDGSKRVVIVSASGDVHRAVQVVEERISSASIRNIYENVYGGFSLEIAEKDIDRLTQLSVIARVDDVAHYQPSLEGSIPFIGAGKDLIDMRDGKERHLTGKGVKVGIIDTGVDYKHPDLQRNYQGGYDIVDQDQDPMETKKSQGEPTLHGTHVAGIIAANGRITGVAPEADIYAYRALGPGGQGTTEHILEAIERAVEDEVDVLNLSLGNTVNGPDWPTSLALDRVVEKGVVAVTSNGNSGPNMWSVGSPGTSTKAISVGASLPPIEVPSIQVKGLDEELSLVPILGAKSWKLKESLDLVDVGHGLLSDYSGKDVKDKLVLIKRGRSNFAEKLALASKAGAKAALIYNNLDGTFAGAVTEPIPITGATVSKEEGEALVSLLKNKKNKVKVETHYDIKQDLMAPFSSRGPVTETWAIKPDIVAPGVAIQSTVPKGYLDLNGTSMASPHVAGAAALLLEQHPEWSPEQVKAALMNTTKRLQDEQGNDYLPFEQGTGRLQVDEAVNTESLISPATLSFGAMKKGNSTLTRELVIDIENLSDHAKDYTIDPPIGELDGVTWEMVEGVKVEAQSTQAVTLKATIDTNLLQSGLHTGLINVNENENAITIPYMLFMEEPNYPRVMAFQMAHSDKENGYYYEYYLPGGAEESSVHLYDPDTFEYIATIVENQNQKRGMVSGEIDDLNVEPGRYLAFIHAVNEGKSDTIEAIVDIGEEWVGP, encoded by the coding sequence ATGATTAATCAAGGGAACGTGCGGCCGTTATTATTAGGCATAATAAGTATCCTTCTTGTGATTCAAACCTTCATCATACCAATTGGAACAGAATCTGTCTTTGCAGCAGAACGGAGCCCAATTGAAAAAAAGCACACGATTGACGGTAGCAAAAGAGTCGTCATTGTGTCTGCGTCTGGAGACGTTCATCGCGCGGTGCAAGTTGTAGAGGAACGAATTTCTTCAGCATCAATAAGAAATATTTATGAAAATGTGTATGGTGGCTTTTCATTAGAAATTGCCGAAAAAGATATAGATCGATTAACGCAATTAAGCGTCATTGCTCGAGTAGATGATGTTGCTCATTATCAACCTAGTCTGGAAGGAAGCATTCCATTCATTGGGGCTGGCAAAGATCTAATTGATATGAGGGACGGAAAAGAGCGTCATCTCACTGGAAAAGGCGTGAAGGTCGGAATTATTGATACGGGAGTCGATTATAAGCATCCGGATTTACAAAGAAATTATCAAGGTGGCTATGATATCGTCGATCAAGATCAAGATCCAATGGAAACGAAAAAATCACAAGGGGAACCAACGTTACATGGAACCCACGTTGCCGGAATTATTGCGGCTAACGGTAGAATAACAGGGGTTGCTCCTGAAGCAGATATCTATGCCTATCGCGCCCTTGGTCCAGGGGGGCAAGGAACGACAGAGCACATTTTAGAAGCGATTGAACGAGCGGTGGAAGACGAAGTGGACGTCTTGAATTTGTCGTTAGGTAATACGGTCAATGGACCTGACTGGCCGACAAGTTTGGCTTTAGACCGTGTTGTGGAAAAAGGCGTTGTAGCTGTTACGTCAAATGGAAACAGTGGACCGAATATGTGGTCTGTAGGATCTCCTGGAACATCGACAAAAGCAATCTCTGTTGGGGCATCTCTTCCACCAATTGAAGTGCCGTCGATTCAAGTTAAAGGACTTGATGAGGAGCTTTCACTTGTACCAATTTTAGGAGCGAAAAGTTGGAAATTAAAAGAAAGTCTTGATTTAGTCGATGTAGGTCACGGATTATTGTCCGACTATAGCGGAAAAGATGTAAAAGATAAGCTCGTTCTTATTAAAAGAGGTCGATCTAATTTTGCTGAAAAGCTCGCTTTAGCATCTAAAGCAGGTGCGAAAGCGGCGTTAATCTACAATAATTTAGATGGAACTTTTGCAGGAGCTGTTACTGAACCGATTCCCATTACAGGCGCGACGGTTAGTAAGGAAGAGGGCGAAGCATTGGTTTCTTTACTAAAGAATAAAAAGAACAAAGTAAAAGTTGAAACCCACTATGACATCAAACAGGATCTAATGGCGCCTTTTAGTTCTAGAGGTCCTGTAACGGAAACATGGGCTATTAAACCTGACATTGTTGCACCAGGAGTAGCGATTCAAAGCACTGTCCCAAAAGGATACCTTGACCTGAATGGAACGAGTATGGCAAGCCCACATGTGGCAGGGGCTGCTGCATTACTTTTAGAACAACACCCTGAGTGGTCACCTGAACAAGTGAAAGCCGCGCTAATGAATACGACAAAGCGGTTACAAGACGAACAAGGAAATGATTATTTGCCCTTTGAACAAGGAACGGGTCGCTTACAAGTGGATGAAGCGGTCAATACGGAATCCCTCATTTCCCCTGCGACACTTTCGTTTGGTGCAATGAAAAAAGGGAACAGCACCCTTACAAGAGAGTTAGTGATCGACATTGAAAATCTAAGCGATCATGCAAAAGACTACACGATTGACCCTCCTATTGGCGAATTAGATGGCGTCACATGGGAAATGGTTGAAGGAGTAAAGGTTGAAGCGCAGTCAACGCAAGCAGTTACGTTGAAAGCGACAATCGATACGAATTTATTACAAAGTGGCCTTCATACGGGCTTAATTAATGTGAATGAAAACGAGAATGCCATTACGATTCCCTATATGCTATTTATGGAAGAACCGAATTATCCTCGAGTGATGGCGTTTCAAATGGCCCATAGTGATAAGGAAAACGGGTACTATTACGAGTACTACTTACCAGGTGGTGCAGAAGAGTCTAGTGTACATCTGTATGATCCTGATACGTTCGAATACATCGCTACAATTGTTGAAAACCAGAATCAAAAACGAGGCATGGTAAGTGGTGAAATTGATGATCTTAACGTCGAACCGGGGCGGTATCTAGCGTTTATTCATGCGGTGAATGAAGGTAAATCAGATACCATTGAAGCGATCGTTGATATTGGTGAAGAATGGGTCGGTCCATAA
- the upp gene encoding uracil phosphoribosyltransferase: MGKVHVLDHPLIQHKLSYIRDKTTGTKEFRELVDEVAALMAFEVTRDLPLEDAEIETPVGPARVKKLAGKKLGLIPILRAGIGMSDGILNMIPAARVGHVGLYRDPETFKPIEYYVKLPKDIEERELLVIDPMLATGGSVVEAINSLKKRGAKNMRLICLVAAPEGVEYVQEEHPDVDIYLAALDEKLNEKGYIVPGLGDAGDRLFGTK, from the coding sequence TTGGGAAAAGTACATGTACTAGATCATCCACTTATTCAGCACAAATTATCTTATATACGCGATAAGACAACTGGAACAAAAGAATTTCGTGAGCTTGTAGACGAAGTTGCTGCGTTAATGGCTTTCGAAGTAACGCGTGATTTACCGTTAGAAGATGCAGAGATTGAAACGCCTGTTGGACCAGCTCGTGTGAAAAAACTTGCTGGGAAAAAGCTTGGCCTTATCCCGATCTTAAGAGCGGGAATTGGAATGTCTGACGGAATTCTTAACATGATTCCAGCAGCTCGTGTTGGTCACGTTGGCCTATATCGTGATCCTGAAACGTTCAAACCTATTGAATACTACGTAAAGTTACCTAAGGATATTGAAGAGAGAGAACTTCTTGTTATTGATCCAATGCTTGCTACAGGAGGATCAGTGGTTGAAGCGATTAATAGCTTAAAGAAGCGTGGCGCTAAGAACATGCGATTGATTTGTTTAGTTGCCGCACCAGAAGGCGTTGAATATGTGCAAGAAGAGCACCCGGATGTAGACATCTATTTAGCCGCTCTTGATGAAAAACTAAATGAAAAAGGGTACATCGTTCCAGGATTAGGGGACGCTGGCGACCGCTTATTTGGTACAAAATAA
- the glyA gene encoding serine hydroxymethyltransferase — MTNLKTQDPTLFEAIELELGRQRDKIELIASENFVSEAVMEAQGSVLTNKYAEGYPGRRYYGGCEYVDIAEDIARDRAKKLFGAAYVNVQPHSGAQANMGVYFTVLEHGDTVLGMNLSHGGHLTHGSPVNFSGVQYNFVEYGVREDDQRIDYDVVRQIAQEHKPKLIVAGASAYPRAIDFKKFREIADEVGAYLMVDMAHIAGLVAAGLHQNPVPYAHFVTTTTHKTLRGPRGGMILCNEETGEEFGKKIDKSIFPGIQGGPLMHVIAAKAVSFGEALSSDFKAYGKAVIENAQRLGQKLQAEGVDIVSGGTDNHLVLLDLRSQNLTGKVAEKALDAVGITTNKNTIPYDPEKPFVTSGIRIGTAAVTSRGLDLEAMDEIGELIALTLKNVENEDVLEQVRERVASLTSKYPMYANL, encoded by the coding sequence ATGACAAATTTAAAAACACAAGATCCAACTCTTTTTGAAGCGATTGAATTAGAATTAGGTCGTCAACGAGATAAGATTGAGTTAATTGCGTCTGAGAACTTTGTAAGTGAAGCGGTTATGGAAGCGCAAGGATCCGTTCTAACAAATAAATACGCAGAAGGTTACCCTGGGCGCCGTTATTATGGTGGCTGCGAATATGTTGATATCGCAGAAGATATTGCTCGTGATCGTGCGAAGAAATTATTTGGTGCTGCTTATGTAAATGTTCAGCCTCATTCAGGAGCGCAAGCAAATATGGGGGTTTACTTCACGGTTTTAGAGCATGGAGATACGGTTCTAGGAATGAATTTGTCCCACGGTGGTCATTTAACCCATGGAAGCCCTGTTAACTTTAGTGGTGTTCAATATAACTTCGTTGAGTATGGTGTGCGCGAAGACGATCAACGCATCGACTATGATGTGGTTCGCCAAATTGCACAAGAACACAAACCTAAATTAATTGTCGCTGGTGCAAGTGCTTATCCAAGAGCTATTGACTTTAAGAAGTTCCGTGAAATTGCCGATGAAGTGGGCGCGTACTTAATGGTTGACATGGCTCATATCGCAGGTCTTGTTGCGGCCGGTCTTCATCAAAATCCAGTTCCCTATGCACACTTTGTCACAACAACAACCCATAAAACATTACGTGGACCACGTGGCGGCATGATTTTATGTAATGAAGAGACTGGTGAAGAGTTCGGCAAAAAGATCGACAAATCTATTTTCCCTGGTATTCAAGGTGGCCCGTTAATGCATGTCATCGCAGCGAAAGCTGTTTCGTTTGGCGAAGCTCTTTCAAGTGATTTCAAAGCTTACGGAAAAGCAGTTATTGAAAATGCACAGAGACTTGGTCAAAAGCTTCAAGCAGAAGGTGTCGACATTGTATCAGGTGGAACGGATAATCACCTTGTGTTACTTGATTTGCGCTCGCAGAATTTAACAGGAAAAGTTGCAGAAAAAGCGCTAGATGCAGTTGGAATTACAACAAACAAGAACACGATCCCGTACGATCCAGAAAAGCCATTTGTAACAAGTGGTATTCGGATCGGTACGGCAGCTGTCACGTCTCGTGGGCTTGATTTGGAAGCTATGGATGAAATTGGTGAGTTAATTGCGCTAACGTTAAAAAACGTTGAGAATGAAGACGTGCTTGAGCAAGTGCGAGAGCGTGTTGCTTCACTCACATCAAAGTATCCAATGTACGCCAATTTATAA
- a CDS encoding TIGR01440 family protein, whose product MSIEARLYEGLQAFQQQVPSLQAKLFVVGASTSEVAGKSIGKEGSMDIAADIYRALARFRDETNVQFAFQCCEHLNRALVVERKVAEFKGFTEVSAIPVRQAGGAMATYAFQQLEDPILVEHVQADAGIDIGDTFIGMHIKPVLVPIRVGITTIGSAHVTFASSRPKLIGGERANYRIGE is encoded by the coding sequence ATGTCGATTGAGGCGCGTTTATATGAAGGGTTGCAAGCTTTTCAACAACAGGTTCCTTCGTTACAAGCAAAACTTTTTGTAGTGGGAGCTTCAACGAGTGAAGTTGCAGGTAAGTCGATCGGTAAAGAAGGCTCCATGGACATAGCGGCGGACATCTACCGGGCGTTAGCTCGATTTCGAGATGAAACCAATGTTCAATTCGCTTTTCAATGTTGTGAGCATTTAAACCGTGCACTTGTCGTAGAACGTAAAGTAGCTGAATTCAAAGGGTTTACAGAAGTGAGCGCCATACCTGTGCGTCAAGCAGGTGGCGCCATGGCAACCTATGCTTTCCAACAACTTGAAGATCCCATTCTAGTTGAACACGTTCAAGCTGATGCAGGAATTGACATTGGTGATACGTTTATCGGCATGCATATTAAGCCTGTATTAGTGCCAATTCGTGTAGGAATTACGACAATTGGTTCAGCGCACGTTACATTTGCGAGCAGTCGTCCTAAGCTAATCGGCGGAGAGCGAGCGAATTACAGAATTGGTGAATAA
- the rpiB gene encoding ribose 5-phosphate isomerase B, which translates to MRIAIASDHGGIRLKDELIEVIKDLGFTYEDFGCKCEGSVDYPDYALPVAEKVAQGDFDRGILVCGTGIGMSIAANKVKGIRCALVHDVFSAKATRQHNDTNMIAMGERVIGPGLAGEIVRTWLGEEFEGGRHTNRIDKITSYEDTHR; encoded by the coding sequence ATGAGAATAGCAATTGCATCCGATCACGGCGGAATTCGGTTAAAAGACGAGTTGATTGAGGTTATAAAGGACTTAGGGTTTACGTACGAAGATTTTGGTTGTAAGTGTGAAGGGTCTGTTGATTACCCTGATTATGCGTTGCCAGTTGCGGAAAAAGTGGCTCAAGGTGATTTCGACCGCGGCATTCTTGTTTGTGGTACAGGCATAGGAATGTCGATTGCTGCGAATAAAGTAAAAGGCATTCGTTGTGCCCTCGTTCACGATGTTTTCAGTGCTAAAGCAACACGTCAGCATAACGATACAAATATGATTGCAATGGGTGAACGTGTAATTGGACCAGGTCTTGCCGGAGAAATTGTGCGCACATGGTTAGGTGAAGAGTTTGAAGGTGGCCGCCATACAAACCGAATCGATAAGATTACAAGTTACGAGGATACGCACCGCTAA
- a CDS encoding methyl-accepting chemotaxis protein gives MEAGKKISKRYKFSIRKKIVLGVSAVAGVTFATSAIILYFLADYAASMLNIDPAWLTLLVLLAGVIWSGILGYFLSTIITKPLAQLEHAVTEAASGVIDRNVELSKSDDELRALGIAYNQMLSNLNGMVHDIDRNFVETEERVQQLSLATATSSSQAEQIGFTMGEIASGAENAAQAIQETVFSLEETTEMANEMQHKASRSAEQANEMGGLLVTSREMTTSLVKGIEELTTKQEHSLDSVHRLEEQAQEVGSITAFVGTIAKQTNLLALNASIEASRAGEHGRGFAVVASEVRKLADESTQAVESINQLISTIQEEVKQVVKNIEEQVTVARVQSEQGEKTTSAILEMESSAKIVTEMIEVISNLSDKQKQAIEASSVKTEEVAAIAEQTSAGAQEVTAMTEEQTTALEEIESLSKDLANQAKQLKTTIEKFTIESNQ, from the coding sequence ATGGAAGCAGGGAAAAAGATCTCTAAAAGGTACAAGTTTAGTATTCGAAAGAAGATTGTATTAGGTGTTAGTGCAGTGGCAGGCGTTACGTTTGCTACGAGTGCCATCATTCTGTACTTTTTAGCAGATTACGCTGCTTCAATGTTAAACATTGATCCTGCATGGTTAACGCTTCTAGTTTTATTAGCCGGCGTCATTTGGAGTGGAATTCTGGGTTATTTTTTATCAACGATCATTACGAAGCCGTTGGCGCAACTCGAACATGCGGTGACAGAAGCGGCTTCAGGTGTGATTGATCGAAACGTAGAGTTATCAAAATCCGATGACGAGTTACGAGCGTTAGGTATTGCTTATAATCAAATGCTTTCAAATTTGAACGGAATGGTTCACGATATTGATCGGAACTTTGTGGAAACGGAAGAACGTGTACAGCAATTAAGTCTAGCTACAGCTACATCGTCATCTCAAGCGGAACAGATCGGTTTCACGATGGGAGAAATTGCGAGCGGTGCTGAAAACGCGGCCCAAGCGATTCAAGAAACGGTGTTTTCTCTTGAAGAAACAACAGAAATGGCAAATGAAATGCAACATAAAGCGTCTCGATCCGCCGAACAAGCTAATGAAATGGGCGGATTGCTTGTAACGAGTCGTGAAATGACAACGAGTCTCGTGAAAGGGATTGAAGAGTTAACAACAAAGCAAGAACATTCACTTGATTCGGTCCATCGTCTAGAGGAGCAAGCGCAAGAAGTGGGTAGCATTACAGCGTTTGTCGGTACGATTGCAAAACAGACGAATTTATTGGCTTTAAATGCATCAATCGAAGCCTCTCGTGCAGGAGAGCACGGTCGGGGATTTGCGGTTGTAGCGAGTGAAGTGCGAAAGCTTGCTGATGAAAGTACACAAGCAGTAGAATCCATTAATCAATTGATCTCCACCATCCAAGAAGAAGTGAAGCAAGTTGTGAAAAATATTGAGGAACAAGTGACGGTTGCGAGAGTGCAGTCGGAACAAGGTGAAAAGACGACGAGTGCAATTCTTGAAATGGAATCATCCGCAAAGATCGTTACGGAAATGATTGAAGTCATTTCCAATTTATCGGACAAGCAGAAGCAAGCGATTGAAGCGAGCTCTGTTAAAACAGAAGAAGTCGCTGCGATTGCCGAACAAACGTCTGCAGGTGCGCAAGAGGTTACGGCAATGACCGAAGAGCAGACTACGGCGTTAGAAGAAATTGAATCATTGTCAAAAGACTTGGCAAATCAAGCCAAGCAATTGAAGACAACGATCGAAAAGTTTACAATAGAATCAAACCAATAA
- a CDS encoding low molecular weight protein arginine phosphatase: MKKQNILVICTGNTCRSPLAEAYLKKYGADRYNVKSAGVHADHGQVISSGSKKILEKEGIKVDHKSQPLSDELIHWADKVLTMSASHRKIVEERYPHQSVSTLQEAAGKEGHDIEDPFGGSDEDYEQAARQIKTAIKDFLRQT, from the coding sequence ATGAAAAAGCAAAATATTTTAGTGATATGTACAGGGAATACTTGTCGGTCTCCATTAGCAGAAGCCTATTTAAAAAAATACGGCGCCGACCGATATAATGTTAAGTCGGCAGGTGTGCATGCTGATCATGGACAGGTCATTTCTAGTGGTTCAAAGAAAATATTGGAAAAAGAAGGCATAAAAGTTGACCATAAGTCGCAACCACTATCAGACGAATTGATTCACTGGGCTGATAAAGTATTAACGATGTCAGCTTCTCATAGAAAAATTGTTGAAGAGCGTTACCCTCATCAAAGTGTGTCAACTTTGCAAGAAGCAGCTGGAAAAGAAGGACATGATATTGAAGATCCTTTTGGCGGCAGTGATGAGGATTATGAACAAGCTGCGAGACAAATCAAAACAGCTATAAAGGATTTCTTGCGGCAAACTTAA
- a CDS encoding manganese efflux pump MntP family protein: MHEIVTIMIMAAALGMDAFSVTLGMGMLGLTGKQIFRIGVTIGLFHVFMPLLGMLTGQWLSSKYDVIATYIGGGMLLIIGVQMILASFSDQEDSKLKPIGLGLLLFALGVSLDSFSAGLSFGILGTKVMLTVLIIGAVSMCLSWIGLLIGSKFHKLIGSYGEVLGGIILIGFGLKIMLPL; encoded by the coding sequence ATGCACGAGATTGTGACGATAATGATTATGGCAGCAGCTTTAGGGATGGATGCATTCTCTGTGACTCTAGGTATGGGGATGTTAGGTCTAACAGGGAAACAAATTTTTCGTATAGGGGTCACGATTGGTTTGTTTCACGTTTTTATGCCACTACTCGGAATGTTGACAGGGCAATGGTTGTCGAGTAAATACGACGTAATCGCCACATACATAGGTGGAGGTATGCTTCTCATTATCGGCGTTCAAATGATCTTGGCTTCTTTTTCTGATCAAGAAGATTCGAAATTGAAACCGATTGGGCTTGGTCTCTTATTATTTGCTTTAGGTGTCAGCCTAGATAGCTTTTCTGCTGGTTTGTCGTTTGGTATTTTAGGGACAAAAGTCATGTTGACGGTTTTAATAATTGGTGCAGTTAGTATGTGTTTATCATGGATAGGCTTACTAATTGGGTCGAAATTTCATAAGTTAATTGGCTCTTATGGAGAAGTTTTAGGCGGAATTATTTTGATTGGTTTTGGCTTAAAAATTATGCTTCCACTTTGA
- a CDS encoding ribonuclease E inhibitor RraB has product MEHSKQRFSYRAEVDPATEVIYGTITMQVDRKTCEIPYYLISDEVFALDESYFSNQPEMEELLGMIEYFYTESERLLDTVAVFPNIPDDIVRLQSFGEILQQWQRYFFLSNVKDVGFLVSHHQGGRTQYMRTLEELGFEEVLSSEEEQKSFYFFNVTYITPVDFPNDDDGAVLQSLKDAGVDMSKPHEVEFILLCSNRRMARKVAKMIELEGYTVEVDEDRDQGEYVLACTRTIPLTHQEIVRRLRDLESLTAKYEVTIDGWGAMAE; this is encoded by the coding sequence ATGGAGCATTCAAAGCAACGGTTTTCGTATAGGGCGGAAGTGGATCCAGCAACAGAAGTCATTTATGGAACAATTACGATGCAAGTCGATCGTAAAACATGTGAGATCCCTTATTACTTAATTTCGGATGAGGTTTTTGCCCTCGACGAAAGCTATTTTTCCAATCAGCCCGAAATGGAAGAACTGTTAGGGATGATTGAATACTTCTATACGGAGTCAGAACGATTGCTCGACACAGTGGCGGTTTTCCCAAACATTCCAGATGACATTGTTCGTTTGCAATCGTTTGGAGAAATCTTGCAACAGTGGCAGCGGTATTTTTTCCTTAGCAATGTGAAGGATGTTGGGTTTCTTGTTTCTCATCATCAAGGCGGACGTACTCAGTATATGAGAACGTTAGAGGAGCTAGGGTTTGAAGAAGTGCTTTCCTCTGAAGAAGAACAAAAGTCATTTTACTTTTTCAATGTAACCTACATTACCCCAGTCGATTTTCCAAATGATGATGACGGCGCCGTCCTGCAAAGTTTAAAAGATGCAGGAGTCGATATGAGCAAACCTCATGAAGTGGAATTTATTTTACTTTGTTCGAATCGACGAATGGCTCGGAAAGTAGCAAAAATGATTGAACTAGAAGGCTATACCGTCGAAGTCGATGAGGATCGTGACCAAGGCGAGTACGTTTTAGCGTGCACACGTACGATTCCCCTTACACACCAGGAGATTGTTCGAAGGTTAAGAGATTTAGAATCTTTGACTGCAAAATACGAAGTCACCATAGATGGTTGGGGAGCCATGGCTGAATAA